The Bacteroidota bacterium genome contains the following window.
AGGAAACTCATGATGATGCGTCTCCCCCGAAGCCTGGATCGGTCGAAGTCGGTGTTGGTCGAATCGGTCGGTTCGATAAATTCGCCGTTGGCCGAATCCATGACATCGATCTTTTGTATCTCACCGTTGGCCGAATAGACCGAGATGAACTCCCCGCTGATAGTGGACAGGCCGCGCTTGGCTACCGGCTTGGTATAGAGATCGAGCACGTTTGCCTCGGTATTCATCACCGCACATTCTGCTTTCGCCTGGAGGTCGTTGGAATGGATCAGCACATTGCCCATCGCTTCGGCCCGCGCTCGATCGGCCCGGTAATCGACATTGTCGGCGATCACCTCGATCATCTTGGCGGTATCGGGATAGCCGAGATAGATCGTTGGTCGTTGATCCATATTGAAATTGCCGTTCGTGCGGTCATAGAACGCGTAGACCCCGATCCCATACAGAGAATCGGCAAACGACCAGAGTTCGACGCGCTCACCGCGCGCGGTCGCCTGACCGGTCGGGATGGCATAATAAACGGAATCGGCCCGAAGCGTATACGCCGTGTCGTCGACAAAGACGTTGCCGCGAAGGTTCGCGAAAACTCCCCGGAGGAACACCGCCGAGTCGCAGTAGATGTGACCGGATTCAGTCTGGAAGTCAACGTGGCCGTTGGCGTAGGTGATATACCGCTCCTTCTCGTACACGACTTCCAGTTCGTCAGTGTGGTTGAGAACGAGCTTCTGCGGCGCTTGCTGAGCGCGCACGGTCCCGCCCAGAACGATGGCAAGCAATACCCAAATGGCGTATCGTGCGCTAGGCTTCATTCAATAGTCTTTCCATGATCTCGCGGTAGTCGCCCAGTCGAGTGCGTTTTGCGCCTCCGGCCTGCGCCTGAGCCGGACCGCCGCCGCCCCTCAGATCGGCCTCGTCGGACAATTCGCGCATGAGATTTCCGGCGTGCAGCCCGATGTCGGGCGGAACCGTCAGCACCAACTTGTCTCCGCAGAGCAGCGCCGTTGGCCCCTTGGTTCGCTCGGTCACCAGACCGGCCAGTTGAACGGCCAGCTTGGGATCATATTCACCGAGATCGACAAAGACCAGAGTGAATCTTCCGACTCGTGATTGTTGGGCCGCAATTTTGACGGCTTCGGCCGGGAGCATTTCCTTTTGCAGTCGGGTCAGTTCACGGCGAAGCAACTTGCATTCCTCGACCAGACGCAAAGTCTTGTCGACCAAATCGTCGAGATGGCAGGTGAATGTGCCGGTCAGAGCGGTCGTGACATCACAGCGACTGAGGTAGTCGGACCGGGTCTGCGCCCCGGCGAGAAAATTGACCTGCACGTGACCGCGCATCTTCGTCGTACCGACAATATGCAGCACTCCCACCTGGGCGGTCGCATCGCAGTGGGTCCCGCCACAGGCCGAGTAGTCGTATTCACCGATTTTGATCACCCGGATCGTGCCTTCCCTGTCGGGGAGCTTTCGCAACGGCATTTGCAGCGCCTCGGATCGATCGACAAACAGGATATGTACGGGATAATTGGCGAAAATGATCTCCATCGCGCGGTCCTCGGCCCGGCGCAACTGTTCGGGCGTGAGATTTTCCGTGTCGAGTTCGACCGCGCCATACTCCTCACCGAGATGGACCGACACGGTTTTCATCTCAAACAGATCTAAAAACGTCTGACTGAGAATATGCTGGGCGGTGTGCTGCTGACGGTGGCGTTGACGTCGACCCGGCTCGACACTTCCCCGAACCAACTCACCAACCGTGCCGACCGGCTCGCCCGTGAGGTGCAGGACATTCCCGGCATCGTCCTCGACGACTTCAATGACGTCGGCGTGTCCCAGTCGTCCGATATCGTACAACTGTCCACCCGAAGTCGGATAAAAGGCGGAACGATCCAGAATGGTCGCGTGCCGGTCGTCCGTGCGGTCCACCGCTACGATCCGGCCGTCAAACTCGACCACGTTCGGATCATTATAATAGAGTCGTTCGGTCATGCGTTGTCCCTGTGCTGCACACAAGTCGTCCTTGGCCCGCTTCTAATCCTTTGTACCCGTCGTGCCCTCATCGGATCAATTTATGCGACGTAATTGACCAGCGTCCCGATTCCCTCGACCCGTACCTCGATCTTGTCCCCCGGTTTCATCGGCGAGATCCCGGAAGGCGTACCGGTTGAGATGATGTCGCCGGGCAAGAGGGTCATCACCGATGAGATATAGCTGATCAAAAACGGAATCTTGAATATCATCTGCGCGGTTCGACCCGATTGCATGATTTGATCGTTGAGAATGCCTTCGACCAGGAGATCAGAGAAGTCAAGATCGCTGACAATCCACGGTCCGACCGGGCAAAACGTGTCGAATCCTTTGGCGCGCGACCACTGGCCGTCGACTTTCTGCAGATCGCGGGCGGTGACATCATTGACACAGGTCAGGCCGAAAATATAGTCCGGAGCATTTACCTCGGAGATGTCTTTGGCAGTCTTGCCCATTACGATGCCCAGCTCCGCCTCGTAGTCCACTCGCTCGGATTGAGTCGTGTGTATGATCTTCTCTTCGGGGCCGATTACGGCCGAGGGTGGTTTCAAAAATATCAGGGGTCGCTCGGGGGCCTCATCGGCGGAGTAACTCGCTTTGACGTGGGCGTGGTAATTTAATCCAATACAAACGATCTTGGACGGTTCCACCGGCGCCACCAGCGTGGTGTCTTCCGGTTTCACGGTCTTGCCCGTTTCTTCAATCCCCAGCCACGGAGCTTGTTTCAGGACACGGATGGTTCCCTCTTCCAGTCGCCCATAGTGCGTTTTTTCATCATTATCGCGGAAGCGGACAAATCGCAGACTCATACAAACCCCTTTATTGTTGCACACCGATCATTTCAACGTAACCGATTGGAATAAACGGCAGATAGCGGGCAGGGTCAATGATAATCAGACTTGCTTGAGTTTCCATCGACCGCGCCAGAACCAATAAGCCAATATCAGCGCCTTGACCGTGGTAGTGAAGGTCAATGTCCACCACACACCATTGATACCCCAGCCGAGTGTGAAACAGAGCCAATAAGCGAGCGGAATGCGAGCCAGTGCCCCGATACTCATCACAACCATCGGCGGAATCGTGTCTCCCGCCCCGCCAAATGCCCCCTCCAGGACGATTTCGACCGCCATTGTAATTTGCGACAGGCCGAGAATCATAAGGTAGGCGACAGCAATTTCGAGAACGGCCGGACTATCCGTAAAAACGGAGGCTATTTGCCTCGGGATTGTCAGGAAAAGAACGGACATCGACATCGTGACGACGACCGCAAGTCCCGTCGCACTCCAGGCACATCGGGCGGCGCGATCGGGTTTTTCGGCCCCGAGATTCTGGCCGACCATGGTCGAGGCGGCCACCGCGAAGCCGGTACAGGTCAGATAAGAAAACGACTCCATCCGGTTTCCGATACCCATCGCAGCGGCGGCGCCTTCTCCGAACTGATGGACTATCTTTATCAAAAACCAGTACACGGCGACGAAAACGAACTGCTGGCTGGCGATCGGAAGTCCGATTCGGGCAATCTTGTAAATCTCGCGAAAATCTGGGCGGTATTGAAACAGTCCGCTGACCGGGAATCCCGCCCGGCCGCGCAAAAGTTTGCCAAGCGCCCAGGATGCGGCGGTCAGGCCGGACAGCCCGGTGGCGACGCTCGCTCCGGCCACGCCCAGCGCTGGAACCGGTCCCCAGCCGAATATCAGGAGCGGGTCGATACCCATGTTCAGCAGAACAACGGTCACGGCTATTTTGGTGGGTGTACGAGTGTCCCCGGTAGCTCGAAAAACGGCGTACACGACCTCGACGATAAAAAAGGCGGTGGCGAATCCAAACGACACTCGCATATAAGCAAGCGCAATCGGAAGCGTGACTTCCGAGGTCCCCATGAAACGGAGAAAGGAGGGCGCGAGCGCAAATCCCGTCGCCGATGCGGCCAAGCCGACAAACAGGGCCATGGCCAGTCCCTGCCTCGTGTAAAACGCTGCCCGTTCCGGTCGTTTCCCCCCGATATGGCGGGAAACAAGAGCGGTAATTCCAATTGAGATGATTGAGGTCGCTGCAAACATGGTCCAGATGACAACCATCGAAGTCGTCACGGCGTCCTGAGCGGAAGCCCCAAGCTTGCCCACCCAGAAATAATCGGTGGTGGCCAGAGCAAACTCCATAAGCATGCCCAGCACCACCGGGACGGCCAGTGAAAAGACGGTTCGGGCGATGGGGCCGTCGGTGATATGGTCAGGAGTCGGCATCGAGGAAAATCCGTTCGATCGAGTTCAGGCACGGTCGGTGGTTGGACAATGTTACGAGTTGCCGGCAACGATCACAACAATTATCGGCCGACTCGGCTGCTAAAATGTATCACTTCTGGCCGGTTGGCGCTTGATAATCGGTCAAGTCAAACGTTTATTGGGGAGACCATGATGCACAATTCCGAAGCTTTACCGCGGGAGGGAGACCAGACCAGATGAAACAGAAGATTTATTGCGCGACCGTATTGCTGCTGCTGATATTCACCCTGCAGGCCTCGTCGGTCGAGTCCGCCCGACGGGACACCTCTCCGATCAAGCCCCGGAAGGACCTGAAACTCGAACCTAAAGCATTCGTCATCGCCCCCTACCTTACCGGCGGCATACTGGTCGGCGACACTGTATCTACGCTTATCCCCGACCGCGGACGACGGGCGCTGTACGGTCTCGGCTTGCGCGTCGAATATGTGCTGCGGCCATTCCTTCGGCTGGGGCTCTCCGGCGAGGCGCTTTACGCCAAAGTTGCCGAAGTTGATGCCGGACGTGGACGTGCCTTGAAGCTTGGCGCCGGCGCCATGTGGCTGATTTATCCGTCGCGGCCCGGCTCCTTCTTCGGACGCGCTGAAGGCGGCCTCGTTAAGGTGGATGCGACCAACTACTCCGATGGCGGGCTGGGCACTCACCCTTACCTTCGATTCGGGCTCGGCCACCAGCTCTACTCAACCCCGACCGTGGCCACGCGGGTGGAGTTGTACTATGAGACGGCACTGTCAAAGGGGACTGAATTAAGCGGTAGTCTCTTTCGGGGAGAAATCCCTATAAATGCGCAGGCGATCGGTCTGG
Protein-coding sequences here:
- a CDS encoding fumarylacetoacetate hydrolase family protein yields the protein MRFVRFRDNDEKTHYGRLEEGTIRVLKQAPWLGIEETGKTVKPEDTTLVAPVEPSKIVCIGLNYHAHVKASYSADEAPERPLIFLKPPSAVIGPEEKIIHTTQSERVDYEAELGIVMGKTAKDISEVNAPDYIFGLTCVNDVTARDLQKVDGQWSRAKGFDTFCPVGPWIVSDLDFSDLLVEGILNDQIMQSGRTAQMIFKIPFLISYISSVMTLLPGDIISTGTPSGISPMKPGDKIEVRVEGIGTLVNYVA
- a CDS encoding MATE family efflux transporter translates to MPTPDHITDGPIARTVFSLAVPVVLGMLMEFALATTDYFWVGKLGASAQDAVTTSMVVIWTMFAATSIISIGITALVSRHIGGKRPERAAFYTRQGLAMALFVGLAASATGFALAPSFLRFMGTSEVTLPIALAYMRVSFGFATAFFIVEVVYAVFRATGDTRTPTKIAVTVVLLNMGIDPLLIFGWGPVPALGVAGASVATGLSGLTAASWALGKLLRGRAGFPVSGLFQYRPDFREIYKIARIGLPIASQQFVFVAVYWFLIKIVHQFGEGAAAAMGIGNRMESFSYLTCTGFAVAASTMVGQNLGAEKPDRAARCAWSATGLAVVVTMSMSVLFLTIPRQIASVFTDSPAVLEIAVAYLMILGLSQITMAVEIVLEGAFGGAGDTIPPMVVMSIGALARIPLAYWLCFTLGWGINGVWWTLTFTTTVKALILAYWFWRGRWKLKQV